Within Kineothrix sp. MB12-C1, the genomic segment TTGATTTCAAATAGCAGGAAAATATACCGGTAAATCAAATGCATCAACTCCAATAAAATAGAAGGAATACGAGCTCTGCGAAATACCGAAATTATTTCCCCCATCGGTGTAGATAGCGCAAGCATGTAAAGAGCACTCACTCCAGCAAAAGCCTTGCAGATCAGATGCCCCGTCTGCCATATACTTTCTTTTGTCACATAGATATTTCCTATCGGAAGATGCAGCAAAAACAAGCTATCCGCCCCTTCTCCTATCTGTACGAGAACAGCAATTGCACCTGTTAGAATAAAAGCAGTGGGCACGAGCAGGAGCCTTAAATAATTACCAATTCCTATTTTCCCTATAACGATAGACAAGCTTCCCATATACAACACTGTTATCAAAGAAAGGAGTATAGAGTCCGCCGCAATTACTGTAAAAAGCGGAAAAATCGCAAATATTGCTTTATAGGCAGTATTCCACTCCCTTAATCCCGAACGATAAGCATATTGATCGATGGACTTATTTCTTTTCTTATTTCCTTTCTTTTTCCTCTGCATATGCCCTTGCCCTCTCCATAAAATAGTCAGGATAATGAGGATTCGAAGCATAATACAGATGCGGAAATCCCCACCAGTTCCTATCTGAAATATGGACGCAATCCCAATTTCTACACGATATGGGCTTGGTCGCTATGCAATCATTACCATTATCCGTACTGTCATAATAGTGGAATTCATGCCCCTTTATCGTCTCATCTTCTTTCAGGAAGGTACTTTCCCTCTCATTTATTACGATATAACCGAACCGTACCAGCTTTCCTGTATTGCGGCATGCCCCTTGGTGTGCTCCAACCATCGGATGCATTCTCTTATCCTCACCCTCCACCTGCTCATGCAAATACATAAATCCCCCGCATTCCGCAATTGATGGCATCCCCATCTTAAGCTTATATAAAATATCTGCTTTCATTTCCCCATTTTCACTCAGTTCTTTCGCGTACAACTCCGGATAGCCCCCTCCCAGGATCAGCCCTCTAATTCCTTCCGGCAGCCTTTTATCTCTAAGGGGAGAAAAAGGAACGAGTCTGGCACCTGCTTCCTCCAACAAACGTAAATTATCCTCATAGTAAAAGCAAAAAGCTTCATCCATAGCGATTCCAATCGGCACTGCTTCTTCTGTATTACTGCTGTTCTCTCTTCCCCTATCTATCTTCTCTTTTCTCTTATCCTCTTTGTCCGAAAGAACGGCTGCCCCCTCTGCCAAATCCAGAAGCCTTTTTATATCCAATGTATCCTTTAAGACCGATGCTGCCTGTTCCATCCGACTCTGTAAATTCTCTACCTCTTCCGGTAGTTTTAGTCCTAAATGTCTGCTTTCCACTTGTAATTCTTGCTGAAAAGGAAGGTATCCCAATACAGCCACAGATAACTCTTTTTCTATTTCTTCCTTTATCGATTCGTAGAACATCTTCGTGACCTTATTTAGAATCACACCGACAATGAGCTTTTCCGTGTCATATCGAAGGAAACCGGCAATTAGAGGAAGTAAAGACCTTCCCATCCCTCTTCCGTTGATAACCAAAACAATAGGAACTTCGATCGCTTTTGCGAGGTGATAGGAAGAAGCCTCCTCTCTAATACCGCCCAGGCCATCGTAAAGTCCCATAACACCTTCGATCACCGATATCTCCTTGTCCTTCGCCGATTCCATGAACAAAGCTCTCGTTTTCTCCTCTTCGGTAAAAAACATATCCAGATTCTTGGAGGGAACCCCTATAATCTTCTTGTGAAACATCGGATCGATGTAATCGGGGCCGCACTTAAAAGCGGCTACCTTCCTCCCCTCCTCCTTCATAAGTTGGAGAAGCGCACAAGTAAGAAATGTCTTCCCGCTTCCGCTTCCCGGGGCTGCTATCATAATTCTCGGTATATTCATAGAGATGCCTCCTTTTCTGTAAATACGTGGGTAGATAATTGCAAAACAGACAAATTGTAAAAATTTCATACACAATAAAAACAGTATTTTCTAAGAAAGATTGTATAAAAGTTTTCCATGCTCCGGTTATGCTGTGCACTTCACTGAGCCAGAACAGAAATCCTTTTCAGCAAAGGCTTCAAGGATTCCTATGTCTCAGCTCCGTAGCAAAAAATCGCTTGAAAAATCTTTTATACAACTCTTTCTACTTCTAATTTCATAAATTGTGTATAAAATTATAAAAGTTAATGAGTTTCGCAATTATCTAAAGTATAGGGGTTATTGAAAGGGTCGGTGTCGTCCGTGTTCGTTTGCATCGAGGCGGAAGGTTATAATATAGATTGGGTTCTCCGCTTGCATCAGGTGATAGGGACCTGCTTTTTTTGCCCGGCTTACTTGGAGCTGGACCACTTCGTGGTCTTTGATGTTATATTCCTTTATCAAGCTCGTAACTTCGCTTAAAGTTTCCAGCGTAATTGCATTGATTACGGCTTTAACGGAAGGGGCCTTTTCTTTTAGTGCAGTCAGAATTTCTCTCAGTTTGCCTCCGCTCCCTCCGATAAAAACGTGTGTGGGTGCCGGAAGTTCCTGAAATCCTTCCGGCGCTTGCGCTTCCACGACTGTCACATTGGCAAGCCCAAAACGGTCGCAGTTTTCTCTGGTTAGTTCTGCTGCCTCCGACTCCCGTTCTATGGCGTATACTTGGATTCCTTCGGATAAACGGGCGCATTCTACTGCAATAGAGCCGGTTCCGCTTCCTATATCATATAAAACAGATTCCTTCGTTAACCCGAGTTTACAAATGGATACTTCCCGTATCTCTTCCTTCGTCATCGGCGTATTTCCTCTAAGGAAGGAAATATCCTTTACCCCATGTGTAAGAATCTTTTCTCCTGCTTTTTCATTCTCAATAAAGCAGCAACATAACCCTTCTTTTTCCACCCCCTGGCATTCCTTAGGAGTAAGAACTTTTATTTCCTCATCAGAGTAGGAAAGCCTATATCCATATGTAATCTTAAGATGTGAAAGCTCATTTTCTACCAATAATTCTCCCAGATTCTTAATATCCGAAAGTCCGGATAGGAGCAAAAAGGATAACTTGTTATTTCTTACCGTTTCTAACAGATTGGCTTTTCTGCCATGAATACTGACAATAGCGGCGTTCTGCCAGCCGATTCCTATTCGAGAAGCTAGATAGGAAAGAGAAGATATACCGGGAATGATTGTTACGCTGGCGTTCAATCTTTTCCCCTCTATTTCCTTCTGCAATTCTTCATAGAACTTTTGGGTACCGCTGTAGAATCCCGTATCACCGGAGAAAAGTACCGCTGCCCTTTTCTCTTCTCCGCAACTTCTCTTGCTTTCCTCTAAAGCTTTTAAGTGGGGAATAATATCCGCTGCCAGATAAAAGGGATAGCCTTTCTTCTTATTCGGTAACCCTTCCAGCAGCCTCTTCGCTCCGAGAATCACATCCGCTTCTCTCAATGCTTTTCTCGCCTTACCGGTCAAAAGCTCTTCATTCCCCACCCCCATTCCTATAAGAGACACCGCAATTGGTACCGATTCTGCCTTTCCCTTTACTAAAGGAAGGATTCTCTCCATCACTTCTTTAAAGGAAAATCCGGACATTTCTTTTTCAGGACTTCCGATAATCATTACCTGAGTATTTGTATTCCTGGCCGCCTCTATCTTTTCCCTGAATCCTCCTACGGCTCCGCTTTCTTTCGCTACCATACAGGAAATATGGAGTTCCTGAATCATCGCTTCATTCATTTCCGTTGAGAAAGGGCCTTGCATGGCAATTATCTGCCTGCCGTAAATTCCCTGTTCTTCACAAAGGGAGATACTTTCTATACTGGGAAGCACACGTACATACAAACGTTTTTTCACTTCCTTATTATCAAAAACTTTAAGTTCCTTACTTCCGGTCGTCAGGAGGATATTCCCCTCCACTTTCTCCAGGGCCTTCGCACAAGATTTCATATCATCAAACCAAAGAAATCCCTCTTGTGTCCTCTCCTTTTCGTCAGTATTTCTTTTCAGACGTAAGTATAGAAGTCCCGTATCTGCAAGACTTTCCCTAATATTCTTCGATACTTCCGTAGCGAAAGGGTGAGTCGCATCCACAACCGCAAGGAACTCTCCGCTTTGTATCAGCGCTCTCATCTGTGCTGCATCTAACCGCCCCCTATGTAAAGTAAGTAAGGTCTGTCTTTCTATCACTTGCTCCCCGTATCGGGTCGCTACGCTAAGTGTACAAGCAATTCCTTGGCGGCATAATTCCTCTGCCAGCTCCCTTCCCTCGGTGGTTCCTCCAAAGACCAGAACTTGACTTTGTTTCATATGGTATAGCCTCTTTTCGTAATAATCTTTCCTTCTCTAATCTCCGATTGGGAATTCCCGATAAAGACCGTGGTGAACATGTTTACCCGCTCATCCTTCAGCTCTTTCAGCGTACAGGTCATTGATTTCATTCCTTCTCTCCCGATATTCTCCACCCATCCGCAGGCTCTTTCTTCCTCCATCTTCCCCAGCAGAATTTCACAAGCCCTTTTAAGATAATCGGCTCTCTTATGGCTGGAAGGGTTATAGAGAGCAATACAGAAATCACCTTCCGCCGCGGCAATTAATCTTTTCTCTATCGCCTCCCATGGGGTCAGCAAATCACTGAGGCTAATCACACAATAGTCATGATTCAAAGGTGCTCCCAGCACTGCCGCACCGCTATTGGCTGCTGTAATTCCCGGAATAATCGTAAGCTCACAGTCAGGATACTCACTTCCAATCTCATACATGAGGGATGCCATTCCGTATACTCCGGCATCCCCACTGCAGATAAGAGCCGTTTTCTTCCCCTTTCTCGCCTCTTCAAAACACATCCTGCACCTTTGCACTTCCTGGCGCATCGGGGTAGATAAGAGCTCTTTTTCCCGAAAACGCGCTTCCAGCAAGTCTAAATAAACGCCATATCCCACAATAACATCACTTTCTTCCAATACCCTTTTTGCCTGATCGCTCATCATTTCTTCGTATCCCGGCCCGATACCTACCACATAAATATTATATTTCATGAAAGTTCACACTCCATTTCCTCATTCCGATCGCTATTGCAATTCCGTTCTTGGCCTGTTTCTCAAGAATCAGGCTCGCACCATTACCACAGGCGGCCATGGCAGACCGTTCACAGACATTATCCACTCCTACCACAGCCTTCACAAAGCCGGATGAGGTATAATTGCCCGGAACCTGCATCAGTTCCTCTTTGGAAAATGTAGTGAATCCCCATCCATATTTTTCTGCCAGTCTGCAAATTCCCTCTTCTTCTTTCTTAAGATCGATGGATGCAATACCCAGCACTGCTTCTTTTCTTATTTTCAGTTCTTTAAGATGCTCTTCCAAGACTTCGCCTATTTCCTCCACGCTTTTGCCTTTCCGGCAACCGATGCCAATGACAAAAGCCTTCGGAATAAGATACAGTTTCACATGTGGAAGCTCTTCTTCGTAATGATAAGGAGAGATAATAATCGATGCCTTCTGCCGCCCTGCTGACTCATTATCTTCCTTTGATAAAAGCAGCCTCTTAGGCAGTTCTCCTTCATATATTCCATCCATCCATAAGGTCACAGACTCCCCGTCGAGTATCTTAGATGAAATTTGTTTAATTCCTTCTTTATTGGCAATTGTTAACTCGTTCTTTCTGGCAAATACATCGACGGCAAACAAACCATTCACGTCGGTAGCAGTTGTAATAACTGCTGTCATATTCATTTTTCCTGCAATCTCTTCTGCCAGCTCATTGGCTCCGCCATAATGACCTGATAAAATGGGAATTACGAAGTTTCCCTGTTCATCTATAACCAGCACTGGAACATCTTCCAGCTTATTCTTAATAAGAGGGGCAATCGTCCGCACCGCAATGGCACAAGCACCGATGAAGATAACGGGATGCTTCTGCGAAAAGCAGTGCTCCGCCCATTCAGACAGACTCTCCTTACAAGCCTTCACATCCCGAGCCTCCCCCTGATATCCACTCCATTTCGTATATAAAGAAGTGAGGAAGCTCTCCTCTTTTCCTCCTTTTTCCATACTTTTTTTCAGTTCTTTCGATAGTTCCAGTCCCTGTCCGGTAAAACTAATAATATTAATCTTTCTTCGTTCCACTTTTCTTCCCTCGAAATTCCGTCTCGAAATCAGGCGCATATAAACGGGATCTTCTATAATTCTTATGAGCAATTACATCTCCTACGAGAATCAACGCTGTTTTTGTTATCTGTTCCGCCTGTGCTGTCTGAGCCAAAGTTCCTACCGTACACAAGCAGACTTTTTCCTCCGGCCATGTAGCCTTATAGACAATTGCTGCCGGCGTGTTATCCCGGTATCCTCCTTCTATCAAGCGTTTGCTCAATTCTTCTGTCATTCCACTGCTCAAATAAATTGCCATCGATGCCCGGTGTGCTGCAAAGCTTTCAATGCTTTCCTTTTCCGGAACCGGGGTCTTCCCCTCCATTCGCGTAATAATCAGACTTTGGGACACCTGGGGCAGCGTATATTCCAGATTCATGGAAGCCGCCGCACCGAAGCAGGCACTCACACCCGGACAGCTTTCATAAGGAATCCTCCACTCTTCCAGAATATCCATTTGCTCGCGGACAGCACCATAAACACTGGGATCTCCTGTATGAAGGCGTACCGTCATTTGGCTTTCCTTTTCTGCCTCCGCAATGACCTCCATGACCTCCTCCAAAGTCATTTTCGCACTATTGTGAATACGACACGCTTCCTTGGCATAATGTAATAGCTCGGGATTGACCAAAGAACCCGCATAAATAATTACATCCGCGCGCTCTAATAAACGCATTCCCCGCACCGTAATGAGATCCGGCGCGCCGCTTCCCGCTCCTACAAAGTAGACCATGATTCTTCCTCCCTCTTTATCTTTGCCAATAATGCTGTTGCACCCTCGCTCTTTGACAACTCTCCGAACTCATTGGCATACATGATGCATTCTATATGAAGCCGCCCGGCCGCTCTTTTCCTCAAATATACACAAGTCTTTTCCATCAGAATCATCATTGTCCCTTCCAGCTTATGGCAGGCCTTTAAGATTCTGACCGCCTCCTCAGTAGCCACACATTGTAATATTTCTGCCACGGTATTTCCATCGACTCCTGCTTGGATTCCGGCGGCTGCTATCAGTTCCATCCTGCAATCTCCTTCTTTAGAATGCGTATTCATAATTCCTCCGGAAAGCTTCACCAGCTTGCCGATATGTCCAGTCAAAAGAAGCTCTTGAAAGCCCGCTGACGCCGCCATATCGATGGTGTCGCCGATAAAGTTGCTGCATTTTACACTTAGATCCAAATCATATCCGTAAGCCTTCTTCATAAAATCTAGCCCATAATTGCCCGGAGTCACCGCCACTGCCGCAGCTCCTTCTTCTTTTTTTACATTAAGCTCTACCCGAATCGTATCGAGCAATGCCCGGCTGCTCATCGGTTCTACGATTCCCGTAGTTCCCAGAATGGAAATACCTCCGATAATTCCAAGCCTGGGATTAAATGTTTTCTCCGCAAGTGCCTCCCCTTCAGGTACTGAAATAATAACGGATAAAATTCCCTTAAAATCTGTCAGTTCACATATCTCCAGCACTTCCCGTTCCACCATTTCCCGCGGCACATGATTAATGGCTGCATTTCCTACCGGCTGGTCGAGCCCCGGCTTCGTAACCCTGCCTACCCCTTTTCCGCCTTCGATCACAACGCGTCTTTCCTTCTCATAGGAACTTCCTATGGATACTTCCGCAAAGATAAGGGCTCCCGTTGTAACATCCGGATCATCCCCTCCATCCTTTCTCACCGCACAAGCCACCCGATTTTCCTCCCGGATAATCTCTTCAATCTTCGCATGAAAAGCAATTCCTTTCGGAGTAGCCACCGTAATTTCCGTTTTCTTTTTTCCTGTTAGAAGCATGTATGCTGCCGCTTTTGCCGCAGCGGCTGCACAGCTTCCCGTGGTGAAACCGTACCTCATCCCTATACCTCATGTAAGTTCATACAAAACAGCATTGCAAATGGCTGCCGCTACAT encodes:
- the cobM gene encoding precorrin-4 C(11)-methyltransferase, with the translated sequence MVYFVGAGSGAPDLITVRGMRLLERADVIIYAGSLVNPELLHYAKEACRIHNSAKMTLEEVMEVIAEAEKESQMTVRLHTGDPSVYGAVREQMDILEEWRIPYESCPGVSACFGAAASMNLEYTLPQVSQSLIITRMEGKTPVPEKESIESFAAHRASMAIYLSSGMTEELSKRLIEGGYRDNTPAAIVYKATWPEEKVCLCTVGTLAQTAQAEQITKTALILVGDVIAHKNYRRSRLYAPDFETEFRGKKSGTKKD
- the cbiD gene encoding cobalt-precorrin-5B (C(1))-methyltransferase CbiD, whose product is MRYGFTTGSCAAAAAKAAAYMLLTGKKKTEITVATPKGIAFHAKIEEIIREENRVACAVRKDGGDDPDVTTGALIFAEVSIGSSYEKERRVVIEGGKGVGRVTKPGLDQPVGNAAINHVPREMVEREVLEICELTDFKGILSVIISVPEGEALAEKTFNPRLGIIGGISILGTTGIVEPMSSRALLDTIRVELNVKKEEGAAAVAVTPGNYGLDFMKKAYGYDLDLSVKCSNFIGDTIDMAASAGFQELLLTGHIGKLVKLSGGIMNTHSKEGDCRMELIAAAGIQAGVDGNTVAEILQCVATEEAVRILKACHKLEGTMMILMEKTCVYLRKRAAGRLHIECIMYANEFGELSKSEGATALLAKIKREEESWSTL
- the cobJ gene encoding precorrin-3B C(17)-methyltransferase; this translates as MKYNIYVVGIGPGYEEMMSDQAKRVLEESDVIVGYGVYLDLLEARFREKELLSTPMRQEVQRCRMCFEEARKGKKTALICSGDAGVYGMASLMYEIGSEYPDCELTIIPGITAANSGAAVLGAPLNHDYCVISLSDLLTPWEAIEKRLIAAAEGDFCIALYNPSSHKRADYLKRACEILLGKMEEERACGWVENIGREGMKSMTCTLKELKDERVNMFTTVFIGNSQSEIREGKIITKRGYTI
- a CDS encoding cobyrinate a,c-diamide synthase; protein product: MNIPRIMIAAPGSGSGKTFLTCALLQLMKEEGRKVAAFKCGPDYIDPMFHKKIIGVPSKNLDMFFTEEEKTRALFMESAKDKEISVIEGVMGLYDGLGGIREEASSYHLAKAIEVPIVLVINGRGMGRSLLPLIAGFLRYDTEKLIVGVILNKVTKMFYESIKEEIEKELSVAVLGYLPFQQELQVESRHLGLKLPEEVENLQSRMEQAASVLKDTLDIKRLLDLAEGAAVLSDKEDKRKEKIDRGRENSSNTEEAVPIGIAMDEAFCFYYEDNLRLLEEAGARLVPFSPLRDKRLPEGIRGLILGGGYPELYAKELSENGEMKADILYKLKMGMPSIAECGGFMYLHEQVEGEDKRMHPMVGAHQGACRNTGKLVRFGYIVINERESTFLKEDETIKGHEFHYYDSTDNGNDCIATKPISCRNWDCVHISDRNWWGFPHLYYASNPHYPDYFMERARAYAEEKERK
- the cbiQ gene encoding cobalt ECF transporter T component CbiQ, encoding MQRKKKGNKKRNKSIDQYAYRSGLREWNTAYKAIFAIFPLFTVIAADSILLSLITVLYMGSLSIVIGKIGIGNYLRLLLVPTAFILTGAIAVLVQIGEGADSLFLLHLPIGNIYVTKESIWQTGHLICKAFAGVSALYMLALSTPMGEIISVFRRARIPSILLELMHLIYRYIFLLFEINVRQNEAAKSRLGYCDYRTSLRTFGSEMANLLILSMKKSGEYYDALESRGYEGNCLFWEERRKFTVTQALWGAAYVGVALLVICG
- a CDS encoding cobalt-precorrin 5A hydrolase — encoded protein: MERRKINIISFTGQGLELSKELKKSMEKGGKEESFLTSLYTKWSGYQGEARDVKACKESLSEWAEHCFSQKHPVIFIGACAIAVRTIAPLIKNKLEDVPVLVIDEQGNFVIPILSGHYGGANELAEEIAGKMNMTAVITTATDVNGLFAVDVFARKNELTIANKEGIKQISSKILDGESVTLWMDGIYEGELPKRLLLSKEDNESAGRQKASIIISPYHYEEELPHVKLYLIPKAFVIGIGCRKGKSVEEIGEVLEEHLKELKIRKEAVLGIASIDLKKEEEGICRLAEKYGWGFTTFSKEELMQVPGNYTSSGFVKAVVGVDNVCERSAMAACGNGASLILEKQAKNGIAIAIGMRKWSVNFHEI
- the cobK gene encoding precorrin-6A reductase, which translates into the protein MKQSQVLVFGGTTEGRELAEELCRQGIACTLSVATRYGEQVIERQTLLTLHRGRLDAAQMRALIQSGEFLAVVDATHPFATEVSKNIRESLADTGLLYLRLKRNTDEKERTQEGFLWFDDMKSCAKALEKVEGNILLTTGSKELKVFDNKEVKKRLYVRVLPSIESISLCEEQGIYGRQIIAMQGPFSTEMNEAMIQELHISCMVAKESGAVGGFREKIEAARNTNTQVMIIGSPEKEMSGFSFKEVMERILPLVKGKAESVPIAVSLIGMGVGNEELLTGKARKALREADVILGAKRLLEGLPNKKKGYPFYLAADIIPHLKALEESKRSCGEEKRAAVLFSGDTGFYSGTQKFYEELQKEIEGKRLNASVTIIPGISSLSYLASRIGIGWQNAAIVSIHGRKANLLETVRNNKLSFLLLSGLSDIKNLGELLVENELSHLKITYGYRLSYSDEEIKVLTPKECQGVEKEGLCCCFIENEKAGEKILTHGVKDISFLRGNTPMTKEEIREVSICKLGLTKESVLYDIGSGTGSIAVECARLSEGIQVYAIERESEAAELTRENCDRFGLANVTVVEAQAPEGFQELPAPTHVFIGGSGGKLREILTALKEKAPSVKAVINAITLETLSEVTSLIKEYNIKDHEVVQLQVSRAKKAGPYHLMQAENPIYIITFRLDANEHGRHRPFQ